One Hevea brasiliensis isolate MT/VB/25A 57/8 chromosome 5, ASM3005281v1, whole genome shotgun sequence genomic region harbors:
- the LOC131180103 gene encoding uncharacterized protein LOC131180103, protein MPSYAKFLKDILSKKRSLEDYETIALTKECSAILQNKLPPKLKDPGRFSIPCLIGNINIGESICDLGASVSLIPLLICKKLHVGELKPTIILLQLADQSMKYPVGILENIPIKVGKFFILVDFVVLEMKEDVQIPIILGRPFLATAGAIIDVKNGLLTLKVGDEKVEFNLFNKMKHKLEPDECFKVDIIDKQVKENSLNHTLKIL, encoded by the coding sequence ATGCCATCTTATGCCAAGTTCCTTAAAGAcattttatcaaagaaaagaagTCTGGAGGACTATGAGACTATTGCTCTTAcaaaggaatgcagtgccatattaCAGAACAAGCTGCCACCAAAACTCAAGGATCCAGGAAGATTCTCCATACCTTGTCTTATCGGTAACATAAATATAGGCGAATCCATTTGTGATCTAGGTGCAAGTGTGAGTCTGATACCTTTGTTAATATGTAAGAAGCTTCATGTGGGGGAACTTAAGCCtacaataattttattacaactcgCTGATCAATCTATGAAATACCCTGTGGGCATTCTAGAAAACATCCCTATCAAGGTGGGAAAATTCTTTATCCTAGTTGATTTTGTTGTACTGGAAATGAAGGAGGACGTCCAAATCCCTATAATCCTAGGAAGACCATTTTTAGCAACTGCTGGAGCTATCATAGACGTTAAGAATGGACTGCTAACTCTTAAGGTAGGAGATGAAAAAGTGGAGTTCAACCTGTTCAACAAAATGAAACACAaacttgaacctgatgaatgcttcaaggttgatatAATTGACAAGCAAGTTAAAGAGAATTCATTAAACCACACCCTGAAGATCCTTTAG